A window of the Pseudodesulfovibrio sp. JC047 genome harbors these coding sequences:
- a CDS encoding AsnC family transcriptional regulator: MDNYDKKILDIIQSHFPLTSRPYKDVGEQVGLTESEVLNRVRDLKKSGVIRRMGANFSSHTLGWQSTLCAASCPEDKLDEFVAEVNKHDGVTHNYLRENEFNVWFALIAPDMSTVEAILASITVATGIKVLNLPADKLFKIKVDFKMDK; encoded by the coding sequence ATGGACAATTACGACAAGAAAATACTCGACATCATCCAATCCCACTTTCCTCTGACTTCCCGCCCATATAAAGATGTTGGCGAACAGGTCGGTCTCACGGAATCCGAGGTGTTGAACCGCGTGCGCGACTTGAAAAAATCCGGCGTTATCCGGCGCATGGGAGCCAATTTCAGTTCGCACACGTTGGGATGGCAATCCACCCTCTGCGCGGCATCCTGCCCGGAAGACAAACTTGACGAGTTCGTAGCCGAGGTCAACAAGCACGATGGCGTGACACATAACTATTTGCGTGAAAACGAATTCAATGTCTGGTTTGCCTTGATCGCCCCGGACATGAGCACCGTGGAGGCCATCCTCGCATCCATCACCGTAGCCACTGGAATCAAGGTCTTGAATCTGCCAGCCGACAAACTGTTCAAGATCAAGGTCGATTTCAAGATGGACAAATAG